The DNA region ACCTGAagcggcaccaccatccatcccaggTGTGTGCCGGCAGCCGGGCCCCGACCGCATTCCTCCCAGCCGACACGGGGAACGGCCGGCGGAATGTCAAAGCGCACGCGAGTGGCGGGGTCCAGTGCCGGTATGCGAGGAGGTTCTCGCTGTTCAGCATGGCAGCTGTTGATggtggcgatgaggacgagaTACTCCCTGAAGCGTCGGCGACAGGGCTGACCATAAGTAGCTCACTGCACGCCAGGGCACGGGCGATTCAGAGATGGATCCAGCATCGTCGGGTGCTGGTGAGcccccggccgcggcagTCCACtgcctgcactgcactggcTTGAGCGAGCCCCCAAAGCACCCACTGCAGAGCCTACAGTAGAGGCCGGGTCCTCACCTGGCAGGTAGTGGTGAGGGAGGCGACAGAGGCCGTGAGCCGCCCcacagcccgccgctgcgtccATCCGACGCCATCCACCTCGGACCCGAGCGCCCCGCTCTTgttccgcgccgcccacacaGCCGAACTCGCCGCCCCGCAGCGCCGCACGCCCATTGTCCACTCCAACGTCTCCCGTCATCTCCAGTCAGCCTCATCTCACTCACGCACTCGCCTGCACACACACGCGACATCTTCCCCCCCACCCATATCGACAACCATGTGATTGTCCCCTCAACGCCAGGCACCCGCCGTCAATCTCACCACCCGCATCATGTTGAAATCCAgctcctctgccgccgcgctgtGCGTCACCacgtgcgcggcggctccctcGCTAGCCGCTACATCGTCATCGatctcgacgtcggcgacatggacCGCGACACCGACGACCGGCCGCAcacagcgccggcgccaccacgtGTCCACGACGCTGCGACCTCCAACCTCTTCATGGCCCGGCGTGAGGTGTCTGAGGAGGTCGTACGCGACGCAAAATGGCGCAGCGGACCATGACATCCCACCTGCCTGGCCGCGCTCCCCGAACCCCACGCCCTACGAGATCTTCGACATTCCCCGTTCCTCGCCGTACACGAAGCGACGCTTCTACCAGCTCGTCAAGCTGTACCACCCCGACACCCAcgatcaccaccaccaccatgacaACCATcatcacaaccaccaccgcggcacgtcgtcggcgtgcgcggcggcggaggagggcagcagcagcctctccagcgccacccgcctcgagcgctaccgcctcgtcgtcgctgctaACCTCCTCCTCAGCGACCCGACCAAGCGCCGCCTCTACGACATCCACGGCATCGGCTGGACCACCACCCCCGACGCGGCCCCGaccctgcgcgacgccgaccgcGCCTGGCGGCACCAGCCTGgcaacgccgccaacaacgccACCTGGGAGGACTGGGAGCGCTGGCACGAGGCCCGCCAGGGCCACCGACGCGAGCCCCTGTACATGAGCAACGGGCTGTTCGCgacgctcgtcgtcatcatgtGCATggtcggcgccatggcgcagGCGAACCG from Purpureocillium takamizusanense chromosome 3, complete sequence includes:
- the JID1 gene encoding J domain-containing protein 1 (COG:O~EggNog:ENOG503P2ZS~TransMembrane:1 (n7-18c23/24o238-259i)), giving the protein MLKSSSSAAALCVTTCAAAPSLAATSSSISTSATWTATPTTGRTQRRRHHVSTTLRPPTSSWPGVRCLRRSYATQNGAADHDIPPAWPRSPNPTPYEIFDIPRSSPYTKRRFYQLVKLYHPDTHDHHHHHDNHHHNHHRGTSSACAAAEEGSSSLSSATRLERYRLVVAANLLLSDPTKRRLYDIHGIGWTTTPDAAPTLRDADRAWRHQPGNAANNATWEDWERWHEARQGHRREPLYMSNGLFATLVVIMCMVGAMAQANRAEASGAQFVEFTQERNAAIGRQMMKESMAAAGRSKDERVDTFLRERENVSYDYVPSRFDESDAQHEEAHR